The following coding sequences are from one Diospyros lotus cultivar Yz01 chromosome 7, ASM1463336v1, whole genome shotgun sequence window:
- the LOC127806796 gene encoding probable acyl-[acyl-carrier-protein]--UDP-N-acetylglucosamine O-acyltransferase, mitochondrial isoform X2, which produces MSSPASSLLRVRRQLLSSAFSALSLRRFSTSSLLDVSGESKENATLGQRPSFIHPTAVVHPDAVLGQGVSIGPFCTVGSSVKLGNACQLYPGSHIFGNTEIGDQCVLMTGAVVGDDIPGRTVIGRNNFIGHHSVVGIKCQDMKYRAGDESFLEIGDNNDIREHTSVHLSSKPNDKTVIGNNNLIMGSCHIAHDCKVGNNNIFANNSLLAGHVVVEDYAHTAGAIVVHQFCRISSFSFIGGGSVVSQDVPRYMMVSGERAELRGLNLEGLRRRGFSDTEIRSLRTAYRKIFMPTDASGGGIEKRLAELELHEELACVPAVLQMVVSIRNSFAEDRRGICKFRSWSDS; this is translated from the exons ATGTCGTCGCCGGCGTCTTCGCTTCTCCGCGTTCGGAGGCAGTTGTTGTCTTCTGCTTTCAGCGCTCTCTCTCTCCGACGCTTCTCCACTTCTTCACTTCTTG ATGTTTCGGGGGAGAGCAAAGAAAATGCCACGCTTGGACAAAGACCTAGTTTTATTCACCCCACTGCGGTTGTTCATCCGGATGCCGTTTTAGGTCAG GGCGTTTCAATTGGACCGTTTTGTACGGTTGGATCATCTGTGAAGTTGGGTAATGCTTGTCAGCTATATCCTGGAAGTCACATTTTTGGAAATACTGAAATTGGGGACCAGTGTGTTTTGATGAC TGGAGCTGTGGTTGGAGATGATATTCCTGGGCGCACTGTCATTGGACGCAACAATTTCATAGGGCATCATTCTGTAGTTGGTATAAAATGTCAAGACATGAAATACAGG GCAGGAGATGAATCCTTTTTAGAGATTGGTGACAATAATGATATCAGGGAACATACTTCTGTCCATCTATCTTCAAAGCCAAATGATAAAACA GTCATTGGTAATAACAATCTGATAATGGGGTCATGTCATATTGCCCATGACTGCAAAGTTGGTAACAATAACATATTTGCAAATAATAGTCTTCTAGCAGGCCATGTGGTTGTGGAG GACTATGCTCATACTGCAGGGGCCATTGTTGTTCATCAATTTTGCCGTATCAGTTCCTTTTCTTTCATTGGTGGTGGTTCAGTG GTTTCGCAAGATGTCCCAAGATACATGATGGTGTCTGGAGAGAGAGCTGAACTTCGTGGTTTGAATTTGGAAGGTCTTCGACGACGTGGATTCTCAGATACTGAG ATCAGGAGCCTCAGAACAGCTTACAGGAAGATATTCATGCCTACTGATGCAAGTGGTGGGGGCATCGAGAAACGTCTTGCTGAATTG GAGCTGCACGAAGAATTGGCTTGTGTTCCTGCTGTGCTACAAATGGTAGTGTCTATTCGCAATTCTTTTGCGGAGGATCGTCGTGGAATTTGCAAGTTCCGATCTTGGAGTGATTCTTGA
- the LOC127806796 gene encoding probable acyl-[acyl-carrier-protein]--UDP-N-acetylglucosamine O-acyltransferase, mitochondrial isoform X1, which produces MSSPASSLLRVRRQLLSSAFSALSLRRFSTSSLLDVSGESKENATLGQRPSFIHPTAVVHPDAVLGQGVSIGPFCTVGSSVKLGNACQLYPGSHIFGNTEIGDQCVLMTGAVVGDDIPGRTVIGRNNFIGHHSVVGIKCQDMKYRAGDESFLEIGDNNDIREHTSVHLSSKPNDKTVIGNNNLIMGSCHIAHDCKVGNNNIFANNSLLAGHVVVEDYAHTAGAIVVHQFCRISSFSFIGGGSVVSQDVPRYMMVSGERAELRGLNLEGLRRRGFSDTEIRSLRTAYRKIFMPTDASGGGIEKRLAELVFHDCLFCCTFNPICTLIDISTLKELHEELACVPAVLQMVVSIRNSFAEDRRGICKFRSWSDS; this is translated from the exons ATGTCGTCGCCGGCGTCTTCGCTTCTCCGCGTTCGGAGGCAGTTGTTGTCTTCTGCTTTCAGCGCTCTCTCTCTCCGACGCTTCTCCACTTCTTCACTTCTTG ATGTTTCGGGGGAGAGCAAAGAAAATGCCACGCTTGGACAAAGACCTAGTTTTATTCACCCCACTGCGGTTGTTCATCCGGATGCCGTTTTAGGTCAG GGCGTTTCAATTGGACCGTTTTGTACGGTTGGATCATCTGTGAAGTTGGGTAATGCTTGTCAGCTATATCCTGGAAGTCACATTTTTGGAAATACTGAAATTGGGGACCAGTGTGTTTTGATGAC TGGAGCTGTGGTTGGAGATGATATTCCTGGGCGCACTGTCATTGGACGCAACAATTTCATAGGGCATCATTCTGTAGTTGGTATAAAATGTCAAGACATGAAATACAGG GCAGGAGATGAATCCTTTTTAGAGATTGGTGACAATAATGATATCAGGGAACATACTTCTGTCCATCTATCTTCAAAGCCAAATGATAAAACA GTCATTGGTAATAACAATCTGATAATGGGGTCATGTCATATTGCCCATGACTGCAAAGTTGGTAACAATAACATATTTGCAAATAATAGTCTTCTAGCAGGCCATGTGGTTGTGGAG GACTATGCTCATACTGCAGGGGCCATTGTTGTTCATCAATTTTGCCGTATCAGTTCCTTTTCTTTCATTGGTGGTGGTTCAGTG GTTTCGCAAGATGTCCCAAGATACATGATGGTGTCTGGAGAGAGAGCTGAACTTCGTGGTTTGAATTTGGAAGGTCTTCGACGACGTGGATTCTCAGATACTGAG ATCAGGAGCCTCAGAACAGCTTACAGGAAGATATTCATGCCTACTGATGCAAGTGGTGGGGGCATCGAGAAACGTCTTGCTGAATTGGTATTCCATGACTGTCTCTTCTGTTGCACTTTCAACCCAATATGTACGCTAATTGATATTTCAACTTTGAAGGAGCTGCACGAAGAATTGGCTTGTGTTCCTGCTGTGCTACAAATGGTAGTGTCTATTCGCAATTCTTTTGCGGAGGATCGTCGTGGAATTTGCAAGTTCCGATCTTGGAGTGATTCTTGA
- the LOC127806796 gene encoding probable acyl-[acyl-carrier-protein]--UDP-N-acetylglucosamine O-acyltransferase, mitochondrial isoform X3 yields MSSPASSLLRVRRQLLSSAFSALSLRRFSTSSLLDVSGESKENATLGQRPSFIHPTAVVHPDAVLGQGVSIGPFCTVGSSVKLGNACQLYPGSHIFGNTEIGDQCVLMTGAVVGDDIPGRTVIGRNNFIGHHSVVGIKCQDMKYRDYAHTAGAIVVHQFCRISSFSFIGGGSVVSQDVPRYMMVSGERAELRGLNLEGLRRRGFSDTEIRSLRTAYRKIFMPTDASGGGIEKRLAELVFHDCLFCCTFNPICTLIDISTLKELHEELACVPAVLQMVVSIRNSFAEDRRGICKFRSWSDS; encoded by the exons ATGTCGTCGCCGGCGTCTTCGCTTCTCCGCGTTCGGAGGCAGTTGTTGTCTTCTGCTTTCAGCGCTCTCTCTCTCCGACGCTTCTCCACTTCTTCACTTCTTG ATGTTTCGGGGGAGAGCAAAGAAAATGCCACGCTTGGACAAAGACCTAGTTTTATTCACCCCACTGCGGTTGTTCATCCGGATGCCGTTTTAGGTCAG GGCGTTTCAATTGGACCGTTTTGTACGGTTGGATCATCTGTGAAGTTGGGTAATGCTTGTCAGCTATATCCTGGAAGTCACATTTTTGGAAATACTGAAATTGGGGACCAGTGTGTTTTGATGAC TGGAGCTGTGGTTGGAGATGATATTCCTGGGCGCACTGTCATTGGACGCAACAATTTCATAGGGCATCATTCTGTAGTTGGTATAAAATGTCAAGACATGAAATACAGG GACTATGCTCATACTGCAGGGGCCATTGTTGTTCATCAATTTTGCCGTATCAGTTCCTTTTCTTTCATTGGTGGTGGTTCAGTG GTTTCGCAAGATGTCCCAAGATACATGATGGTGTCTGGAGAGAGAGCTGAACTTCGTGGTTTGAATTTGGAAGGTCTTCGACGACGTGGATTCTCAGATACTGAG ATCAGGAGCCTCAGAACAGCTTACAGGAAGATATTCATGCCTACTGATGCAAGTGGTGGGGGCATCGAGAAACGTCTTGCTGAATTGGTATTCCATGACTGTCTCTTCTGTTGCACTTTCAACCCAATATGTACGCTAATTGATATTTCAACTTTGAAGGAGCTGCACGAAGAATTGGCTTGTGTTCCTGCTGTGCTACAAATGGTAGTGTCTATTCGCAATTCTTTTGCGGAGGATCGTCGTGGAATTTGCAAGTTCCGATCTTGGAGTGATTCTTGA
- the LOC127806796 gene encoding probable acyl-[acyl-carrier-protein]--UDP-N-acetylglucosamine O-acyltransferase, mitochondrial isoform X4 produces MSSPASSLLRVRRQLLSSAFSALSLRRFSTSSLLDVSGESKENATLGQRPSFIHPTAVVHPDAVLGQGVSIGPFCTVGSSVKLGNACQLYPGSHIFGNTEIGDQCVLMTGAVVGDDIPGRTVIGRNNFIGHHSVVGIKCQDMKYRAGDESFLEIGDNNDIREHTSVHLSSKPNDKTVIGNNNLIMGSCHIAHDCKVGNNNIFANNSLLAGHVVVEDYAHTAGAIVVHQFCRISSFSFIGGGSVVSQDVPRYMMVSGERAELRGLNLEGLRRRGFSDTESV; encoded by the exons ATGTCGTCGCCGGCGTCTTCGCTTCTCCGCGTTCGGAGGCAGTTGTTGTCTTCTGCTTTCAGCGCTCTCTCTCTCCGACGCTTCTCCACTTCTTCACTTCTTG ATGTTTCGGGGGAGAGCAAAGAAAATGCCACGCTTGGACAAAGACCTAGTTTTATTCACCCCACTGCGGTTGTTCATCCGGATGCCGTTTTAGGTCAG GGCGTTTCAATTGGACCGTTTTGTACGGTTGGATCATCTGTGAAGTTGGGTAATGCTTGTCAGCTATATCCTGGAAGTCACATTTTTGGAAATACTGAAATTGGGGACCAGTGTGTTTTGATGAC TGGAGCTGTGGTTGGAGATGATATTCCTGGGCGCACTGTCATTGGACGCAACAATTTCATAGGGCATCATTCTGTAGTTGGTATAAAATGTCAAGACATGAAATACAGG GCAGGAGATGAATCCTTTTTAGAGATTGGTGACAATAATGATATCAGGGAACATACTTCTGTCCATCTATCTTCAAAGCCAAATGATAAAACA GTCATTGGTAATAACAATCTGATAATGGGGTCATGTCATATTGCCCATGACTGCAAAGTTGGTAACAATAACATATTTGCAAATAATAGTCTTCTAGCAGGCCATGTGGTTGTGGAG GACTATGCTCATACTGCAGGGGCCATTGTTGTTCATCAATTTTGCCGTATCAGTTCCTTTTCTTTCATTGGTGGTGGTTCAGTG GTTTCGCAAGATGTCCCAAGATACATGATGGTGTCTGGAGAGAGAGCTGAACTTCGTGGTTTGAATTTGGAAGGTCTTCGACGACGTGGATTCTCAGATACTGAG AGTGTATAG